In Candidatus Hydrogenedentota bacterium, the DNA window GATCAAGGACACGATCTTCCGCGGACCGCTTGGGGCATTGCTGCGCTGGCTGGGCGGGGTCCCGGTCAACCGGCGCTCCCCGGAGGGCATCGTAGACCAGATGGCACAGGTTATCCGCGAGAGCGACCGGGTCAACGTGGTCATCACCCCCGAGGGCACGCGGAAAGGCGCGGAATACTGGAAACTCGGGTTCTACCGGATTGCCGTGGCGGCGAATGTGCCCATTCTGTTTGGAATCATGAACTACAAGGAAAGATGGATTGGCGTGACGGACCTGTTCTATCCCACGGGCGATTTGGAGGCGGACTGGGCGCATATCACGG includes these proteins:
- a CDS encoding lysophospholipid acyltransferase family protein, whose translation is MPDAPMPVHHYTKKRTHYGPFSRWLGRTFLRVFGWRLVGQAPDTPKCVVACAPHTSNWDFVYTLAAALALSMPAVFMIKDTIFRGPLGALLRWLGGVPVNRRSPEGIVDQMAQVIRESDRVNVVITPEGTRKGAEYWKLGFYRIAVAANVPILFGIMNYKERWIGVTDLFYPTGDLEADWAHITEVFQRCVGVAPQYRRRDDAEKGAA